A genome region from Tolypothrix sp. PCC 7712 includes the following:
- a CDS encoding FG-GAP repeat domain-containing protein: MPDKSLDTSLQSANYQTLNISSPFDEQSTAINSQSSASSVSSQSLFGSANPNPNPYITSPALVPDFNGDGKTDKIWVDSQTGETQVWLMDGTNVAAKGSLGQIDLASTVYKIGDFNGDGKTDFLLRNQVTGQNSLVLMDGVNVAGLIGLDTLDSSWTPLIGDFDGDRKTDIFWRNNQTGQNAIWLVDGSNPSQVIKSGTLLDSLDPTWTPTMVDFDGNGKTDIFWRSATGENSAWFIDGTQASKTSLQAQDASWTFTLGDFNGDFRSDILWRNTTTGENKIWTTDSVLNNVFFTEGALTTLDANWTSSIADFNGDGKTDIFWRNNATGENTTWLMDGTTIVTETFLAPSSTTAQATFGDFNNDGRTDIYFRDYATGADEIWTTNVDGTTVTRTPIAETEKLSPIQVDENGQPILGADGNPLKKWVTF; the protein is encoded by the coding sequence ATGCCTGATAAATCTTTGGATACAAGTTTGCAATCAGCAAATTACCAAACATTAAATATATCATCACCTTTTGATGAACAATCTACTGCTATTAATAGCCAAAGTAGCGCTTCTTCTGTATCATCACAATCCTTATTTGGTTCTGCTAACCCCAACCCTAATCCTTATATAACAAGTCCGGCGCTCGTACCTGATTTCAACGGCGATGGTAAAACAGATAAAATCTGGGTTGATTCTCAAACCGGTGAAACTCAAGTTTGGTTGATGGATGGGACAAACGTTGCTGCTAAGGGTTCTTTAGGGCAAATTGATTTAGCTTCAACAGTTTACAAAATTGGTGATTTTAATGGCGATGGTAAGACTGACTTCTTGTTACGTAATCAGGTAACAGGACAGAACAGCTTGGTGCTAATGGATGGAGTAAACGTTGCTGGTTTAATTGGTCTAGATACTCTAGATTCATCCTGGACACCACTGATTGGCGATTTTGATGGCGATCGCAAGACTGATATCTTCTGGCGTAATAATCAAACAGGTCAAAACGCCATCTGGTTGGTAGATGGTAGCAACCCCAGCCAAGTCATTAAAAGCGGAACCTTACTAGACAGTCTCGACCCTACCTGGACTCCTACTATGGTCGATTTCGATGGTAATGGTAAAACTGACATTTTCTGGCGTAGTGCGACTGGTGAAAACAGTGCTTGGTTCATCGATGGTACCCAAGCTAGTAAGACTTCTCTACAAGCACAAGATGCTAGTTGGACTTTCACCCTTGGCGATTTCAACGGTGATTTCCGTTCTGACATTCTCTGGCGGAATACTACAACCGGCGAAAACAAAATTTGGACTACAGATTCTGTATTAAATAACGTCTTCTTCACTGAAGGTGCTTTGACAACCCTAGATGCAAACTGGACATCTAGCATTGCTGATTTCAACGGTGATGGTAAGACTGATATCTTCTGGCGCAATAATGCCACAGGTGAAAACACCACCTGGTTGATGGACGGTACCACAATTGTAACTGAAACATTCCTCGCACCCAGTTCTACAACTGCCCAAGCAACATTTGGTGATTTCAACAACGATGGTAGAACTGATATCTACTTCCGCGATTATGCTACAGGTGCGGATGAAATTTGGACAACCAATGTAGATGGTACAACAGTTACCAGAACTCCAATTGCAGAGACCGAAAAACTGTCTCCAATCCAAGTAGACGAAAATGGTCAGCCTATACTAGGCGCAGATGGTAATCCTCTGAAAAAATGGGTTACTTTCTAG
- a CDS encoding DUF3285 domain-containing protein has protein sequence MSNSPSKETQPSYVKLAMRNMVRKGGTSLKHFFLTTIGLLAVFVGLAYLTR, from the coding sequence ATGAGCAACTCTCCTTCCAAGGAAACTCAACCTAGCTACGTCAAACTCGCCATGCGGAACATGGTGCGGAAAGGCGGTACTTCTCTCAAACATTTTTTCCTGACCACTATAGGGCTATTAGCTGTCTTTGTAGGTCTTGCTTACTTGACTCGCTGA
- the ybeY gene encoding rRNA maturation RNase YbeY has protein sequence MQVELDVQDYFYESSPESKNLGVDERIAGETWEHWFACWLEILQSELPPAPGYEISLRLTDDAEIQTLNAQYRQQDKPTDVLSFAALEVDIPQNAEMFASMPLYLGDIVVSVDTAKRQAQQQEHSLQTELAWLVAHGLLHLLGWDHPDEESLVRMLKQQVILLRKVGIAIDIE, from the coding sequence GTGCAAGTTGAACTAGATGTACAAGATTATTTTTACGAATCATCCCCAGAGAGTAAAAATTTGGGGGTTGATGAACGGATAGCTGGTGAAACATGGGAACATTGGTTTGCTTGTTGGTTAGAAATACTGCAATCCGAGCTACCACCTGCACCAGGTTACGAAATCAGCCTGCGATTGACAGATGATGCGGAAATTCAGACCCTAAATGCCCAGTATCGTCAACAAGACAAACCAACAGATGTTTTATCTTTTGCGGCTTTAGAGGTGGACATTCCCCAAAATGCGGAAATGTTCGCCTCTATGCCTTTATATTTAGGTGATATTGTAGTGTCCGTTGACACAGCCAAGCGCCAAGCTCAACAACAGGAGCATAGTTTGCAGACCGAATTAGCTTGGTTAGTTGCTCACGGCTTACTGCATTTATTAGGCTGGGATCATCCTGATGAGGAAAGTTTAGTCAGAATGTTAAAACAGCAGGTAATATTGCTGAGAAAAGTAGGTATTGCGATTGACATTGAGTAA
- a CDS encoding aminopeptidase P N-terminal domain-containing protein, translating to MQAEYQQRRQQLMSKLGNGTAIFRSAPMAVMHNDVEYTYRQDSDFFYLTGFNEPQAVAVLAPNHPEHKFVLFVQPKDREKEVWTGYLCGVDAAKELYGADEAYPIHELDEKLPQYLEKADRIYYHLGRDRTFNDTVLKHYQSLLRTYPKRGTGPIAIEDTGAILSAMRLHKSTAELDLMRQAAAIATEAHTHALKVTTPGRYEYEIQAEIEHIFRLRGAMGPAYPSIVASGVNACVLHYIENDRQMQDGELLLIDAGCAYGYYNSDITRTFPVGGKFTPEQKILYEIVLEAQKKAIAQVQPGNPFNLVHDTAVRVLTEGLVEVGILKGEVDKLIEEEKYKPYYMHRTSHWLGLDVHDVGVYQHGDNPQILQPGQVLTVEPGLYIVPDTKLAEDQPPTDPRWVGIGIRIEDDVLVTSTGHEVLTAGVPKEVDEVER from the coding sequence ATGCAAGCAGAATATCAGCAGCGTCGTCAGCAATTGATGTCAAAACTTGGCAATGGAACTGCCATTTTTCGCAGTGCGCCAATGGCTGTGATGCACAACGATGTGGAATACACTTATCGCCAAGACAGTGATTTCTTTTATTTGACTGGATTTAACGAACCGCAAGCGGTAGCTGTGTTAGCACCCAATCACCCAGAACATAAGTTTGTATTGTTTGTTCAACCCAAGGATCGGGAAAAGGAAGTTTGGACTGGTTATCTCTGTGGAGTCGATGCAGCTAAAGAGTTGTATGGCGCTGATGAAGCTTACCCCATCCACGAATTGGATGAGAAATTACCCCAATATTTAGAAAAAGCCGATCGCATTTACTATCATTTAGGACGCGATCGCACTTTTAATGATACAGTTCTCAAACATTATCAAAGTTTACTCCGCACCTACCCCAAACGCGGTACAGGGCCAATTGCGATTGAAGATACAGGCGCAATTCTCAGCGCTATGAGATTGCATAAAAGCACAGCCGAATTAGACTTGATGCGCCAAGCAGCTGCGATCGCCACCGAAGCACACACTCATGCACTGAAAGTTACCACACCGGGACGTTATGAGTATGAAATCCAAGCAGAAATAGAACATATTTTCCGCTTGCGGGGTGCAATGGGGCCTGCTTATCCTTCCATTGTCGCCTCTGGTGTTAACGCTTGCGTCTTGCACTACATCGAAAATGATCGTCAAATGCAGGATGGGGAATTACTGCTGATTGATGCAGGTTGCGCCTATGGTTATTACAACTCTGATATTACCCGGACATTTCCGGTAGGCGGGAAATTTACCCCAGAACAAAAGATATTATATGAAATTGTTTTAGAAGCACAGAAAAAAGCGATCGCTCAAGTTCAACCAGGTAACCCCTTCAATTTAGTCCACGATACAGCCGTGCGTGTCCTCACAGAAGGCTTAGTTGAAGTGGGAATCTTGAAGGGTGAAGTTGACAAATTAATTGAAGAAGAAAAATATAAACCATACTATATGCACCGTACCAGCCATTGGTTAGGCTTGGATGTGCATGACGTGGGAGTGTATCAGCATGGTGACAACCCGCAGATTTTACAACCTGGACAAGTTCTCACCGTAGAACCAGGATTATATATTGTGCCAGATACCAAACTCGCAGAAGACCAACCCCCAACCGATCCGCGTTGGGTAGGGATTGGGATTCGCATCGAAGACGATGTGTTAGTAACCAGCACAGGACATGAGGTGTTAACTGCTGGAGTTCCCAAAGAAGTAGATGAAGTGGAAAGATAA
- a CDS encoding diacylglycerol kinase family protein, with translation MSQKLSVPPTSNRLPSIVAPERRQSWLVATNLFISFKYAWAGISYSFQTQRNFRIHVGVCAIAIALSLVLHLSAVEIAVIGITSGLVLALELLNTAIESLVDLTVKQTYHELAKIAKDCAAGAVLVSALVAVLVAGMLLLPRLATLIMSSF, from the coding sequence ATGTCCCAAAAACTCTCGGTTCCCCCAACTTCTAACCGCCTACCAAGCATTGTGGCTCCAGAACGGCGGCAATCTTGGCTAGTAGCTACTAATTTATTTATTAGTTTTAAATATGCTTGGGCTGGAATCAGCTATAGTTTTCAAACTCAACGTAATTTTCGGATTCATGTAGGTGTGTGTGCGATCGCGATCGCCTTAAGCCTCGTTTTACATCTATCTGCTGTAGAAATAGCTGTAATTGGTATAACTAGCGGTTTAGTTTTAGCTTTGGAATTATTAAATACTGCTATTGAGTCCTTGGTTGATTTAACAGTTAAGCAGACTTACCATGAACTAGCTAAAATCGCCAAAGACTGTGCTGCTGGTGCTGTACTGGTTTCAGCGTTAGTAGCTGTTTTAGTAGCTGGTATGCTTTTGCTGCCACGTTTGGCAACTTTAATTATGTCCTCTTTCTAG
- a CDS encoding polysaccharide deacetylase family protein gives MTHNQYQRQKIISGVAIAFSVTACSFTPASISPQSNTKQLTSQLHAVQVPQQKTTSQDKPQSQSPAKVENLTFSVPEKFQGQTVYHVQPNNNEKVIALSIDDGPWPKTTLQMLDILKQNNVKATFFWVGQALQANPEIAKQVVAQGHAIGNHTWHHWYRRMDAATAKSEIERTNELIYKTTGVKTSLFRPPGGVLNNGLAAYAKSQKSAVVMWSQTSADTDPRAKYEVFIKNVLRDAKPGSIVLMHDGGGDRKRTVEALPEIISGLKKQGYRFVTVPELLEMQR, from the coding sequence GTGACACACAATCAATACCAGCGACAAAAGATAATTAGTGGAGTGGCGATCGCTTTTTCAGTAACAGCTTGCAGTTTTACCCCAGCAAGTATTTCTCCACAATCCAACACCAAGCAGCTAACAAGTCAACTTCACGCTGTACAAGTTCCGCAACAAAAGACAACCAGCCAAGATAAACCACAATCACAGTCACCAGCTAAAGTAGAAAACCTCACTTTTAGCGTTCCAGAGAAATTTCAGGGACAAACTGTGTATCATGTTCAACCTAACAATAACGAGAAAGTTATCGCCTTGAGCATTGATGATGGCCCTTGGCCCAAAACTACATTACAAATGCTGGATATTCTCAAGCAAAATAATGTCAAAGCTACATTCTTTTGGGTAGGACAAGCTTTACAAGCCAATCCCGAAATTGCGAAACAAGTAGTAGCCCAAGGACACGCCATTGGTAATCATACTTGGCATCATTGGTATCGCCGCATGGATGCAGCCACAGCCAAAAGTGAAATTGAGCGCACAAATGAACTAATCTACAAAACCACAGGAGTAAAAACTAGTCTGTTTCGTCCCCCCGGAGGCGTGTTAAACAACGGACTAGCAGCTTACGCCAAAAGCCAAAAATCAGCAGTAGTCATGTGGTCGCAAACTTCCGCCGACACCGATCCGCGTGCTAAATATGAAGTATTCATCAAAAACGTCTTAAGAGATGCCAAACCCGGATCTATAGTATTGATGCACGACGGCGGAGGCGATCGCAAAAGAACTGTAGAAGCCTTGCCCGAAATCATCAGCGGACTCAAAAAGCAAGGCTACCGATTTGTTACAGTTCCCGAACTATTGGAAATGCAAAGGTAA
- a CDS encoding MBL fold metallo-hydrolase codes for MKRRQLMGYAGAGLATAFLTTLSSEFPAGAQSSGLSVQWLGHTCFLLTGGGVKILVNPFRSVGCTAGYRAPKVAADLVMISSQLLDEGAVDGLPGKPKLIYEPGVYEFQGIKFQGIAIDHDRKGGKQFGMNTAWAWKQGGINILHLGGAAAPISAEQKILMGRPDVAFVPVGGSAKAYNAQEAKQAIQILNPKLVIPTHYRTQAADAAKCEIAGLDEFLNLMQGTTIRRSNSDSITISPGNLTENSVIQTLSYKF; via the coding sequence ATGAAACGACGACAATTGATGGGCTATGCTGGGGCGGGTTTGGCAACAGCTTTTCTGACTACCTTGAGTTCTGAATTTCCAGCTGGCGCGCAATCTAGCGGTTTATCAGTTCAGTGGTTGGGTCATACGTGCTTTCTGTTAACGGGTGGCGGTGTAAAAATTCTCGTCAATCCCTTTCGGTCTGTTGGCTGTACAGCTGGGTATCGCGCACCCAAAGTTGCAGCAGATTTGGTAATGATTAGCAGTCAATTGCTGGATGAAGGTGCAGTAGATGGACTCCCAGGTAAACCCAAACTCATCTATGAACCAGGAGTTTACGAGTTCCAAGGCATTAAATTCCAAGGTATTGCCATCGACCACGATCGCAAAGGTGGTAAGCAGTTTGGTATGAATACTGCTTGGGCTTGGAAGCAAGGCGGAATTAATATCTTACACTTAGGTGGGGCAGCTGCTCCCATTAGTGCCGAGCAAAAAATTCTCATGGGGCGACCCGATGTGGCATTTGTGCCCGTGGGTGGTAGTGCCAAAGCTTATAATGCTCAAGAAGCCAAGCAAGCCATTCAAATTTTAAATCCCAAGCTAGTAATTCCTACCCATTACCGGACACAGGCGGCTGATGCTGCTAAGTGCGAAATTGCTGGGCTAGATGAATTTCTGAACTTGATGCAAGGTACAACTATACGCCGTAGCAACAGTGACTCTATTACAATTAGTCCTGGTAATTTAACAGAAAATAGCGTTATTCAAACCTTGAGTTACAAGTTTTAA
- a CDS encoding alr0857 family protein, translating into MLKLTYTERSFYLECLSLSLEEWVAQRVVLAMRVGQSLHVEPSTASFLLPADLPGLEMLEAAIKRHDTEIMALSRCDAEYMEVTLRGSWLSDGTQEAVGVFVTTMSDRTEFFLHKIWQEAQACASALSE; encoded by the coding sequence ATGTTGAAATTAACTTACACTGAAAGGAGTTTTTACTTAGAGTGCCTCAGCTTATCGCTGGAGGAGTGGGTAGCACAGCGAGTAGTATTGGCAATGCGAGTTGGTCAATCTCTCCATGTTGAACCCAGCACTGCTTCCTTTTTGCTACCTGCAGATTTACCAGGTTTAGAAATGCTGGAGGCGGCAATCAAACGCCATGATACTGAAATTATGGCTTTATCTCGCTGTGATGCGGAATATATGGAAGTAACTTTGCGGGGTTCTTGGTTGTCAGATGGGACACAAGAAGCCGTAGGTGTATTTGTCACCACCATGAGCGATCGCACTGAGTTCTTCCTCCATAAAATTTGGCAAGAAGCCCAAGCTTGTGCGTCGGCTTTGAGTGAGTGA
- a CDS encoding anthranilate synthase component II, whose protein sequence is MIIVIDNYDSFTYNIVQYLGELAAEFPVATDIKVFRNDKISVDEIRALNPALVVISPGPGRPEDAGISLQLIEELGANLPILGVCLGHQSIGQVFGGKIVSAPELMHGKTSQVTHTGVGVFRGLENPLTATRYHSLVIDRETCPDVLEITAWVEDGTIMGVRHRNYPHIQGVQFHPESVLTSSGKQLLRNFLEQLQSRE, encoded by the coding sequence GTGATTATAGTCATCGATAATTACGATAGTTTTACTTATAATATAGTTCAATATTTAGGAGAACTAGCAGCAGAGTTCCCCGTGGCTACAGATATTAAAGTGTTCCGTAACGACAAAATATCTGTAGATGAGATTCGGGCTTTAAATCCAGCGCTTGTAGTAATTTCTCCTGGCCCTGGTCGTCCGGAAGATGCAGGTATCAGCTTACAGTTAATTGAAGAGCTAGGTGCTAATTTGCCAATTTTGGGCGTATGTTTAGGCCATCAAAGCATTGGGCAGGTATTCGGTGGTAAAATCGTTTCGGCTCCAGAGTTGATGCATGGCAAAACTTCTCAGGTGACTCACACCGGGGTGGGAGTTTTCCGGGGATTAGAAAATCCTCTCACTGCGACTAGATATCACAGTCTGGTAATCGATCGCGAAACTTGCCCCGATGTCTTGGAAATCACCGCTTGGGTTGAGGATGGTACTATCATGGGAGTCCGACACCGGAACTATCCTCATATTCAAGGAGTCCAGTTTCACCCAGAGAGTGTTTTGACATCTTCAGGCAAGCAATTGCTACGAAACTTTCTGGAACAATTACAGTCGAGAGAGTAA
- a CDS encoding Uma2 family endonuclease — protein MTVANAQKMTFEEFLQFDDGTDTLYELENGELIAMPFESELNRRIATFLLIYFSKLGIPYYRLSMKTEIAVNSRMVGVRVPDLVVFSEELAMVMQVATRSLILMDMPPPLLVVEVVSPNQENRDYRYKRSEYAARGIAEYWIVDPIAQKVTVLEWVEGFYDERIYQGESAIVSSIFANLQLTAAEVLQG, from the coding sequence ATGACAGTTGCAAATGCTCAAAAAATGACTTTTGAGGAATTTCTTCAATTTGATGACGGTACGGATACTTTATATGAATTGGAGAATGGGGAATTAATTGCTATGCCTTTTGAAAGTGAGTTAAATCGGCGAATAGCGACATTTTTATTAATCTATTTTTCTAAATTAGGTATTCCCTATTACCGCTTGAGTATGAAAACAGAAATTGCTGTAAATAGTCGTATGGTAGGGGTACGTGTTCCTGATTTGGTGGTGTTTTCGGAAGAGTTGGCGATGGTAATGCAAGTTGCTACGCGATCGCTAATTTTGATGGATATGCCGCCGCCATTGTTGGTGGTTGAGGTGGTGAGTCCGAATCAGGAAAATCGGGATTATCGTTACAAGCGTTCCGAGTATGCAGCGCGGGGTATTGCAGAGTATTGGATTGTTGATCCTATTGCTCAAAAGGTGACAGTTTTGGAATGGGTTGAGGGATTTTATGATGAGCGAATTTATCAGGGAGAAAGTGCGATTGTCTCTTCAATTTTTGCTAATCTTCAGTTAACTGCTGCTGAAGTTTTGCAAGGATGA
- a CDS encoding tetratricopeptide repeat protein yields the protein MVRVSYGDEVEARVRKLLERFLAYVNDELEDSELYKIALNWETPQQVIVRTQLRVLAELSGLSKEQVRDSLNALKDFVEIIEDLREHKRGSEDWHFRLKLWHDKSDKQGNLQKFDAEWQSRREKLPGVQRAEGKKAKLSPTRYENIPLSGVVEFVGRETELQNLHRLLQKNQQVAIAAIAGMGGVGKTELALQYASSHRVTYQGGICWLSALQDVGVQLVQFARNQLQLNIPDDLDLVGRVQFCLTKWHEGEVLLVIDNVTNYREEVRSYLESVPSRFKQLITTREKLQPPIVRLDLDVLTPLAAMQLLKSIIGRERLRREALVARRLCKWLGYLPLGLELVGRYLLGDEQLTLAEMLQDLEKERLKHEALEEVPQEMTVKLGVAAAFELSWRRLRENAQRLGCLLSLFALAPIPWELVEDITIKDETQDWKKARRDLLQLHLLQPKGEGIYQLHPLLREFFQDKLTGLEQAEEFKRSFSMVMVAFAKEIPQTPTLQQIKDVAPAIPHLVEVADNLIQCVSDDDLIWVFVGNAQFYHGQGLYDKAAPWYEQCLEASRERLGEEHPDVATSLNNLAELYRSQGKYSQAEPLCIEALDLRRRLLGEEHPDVATSLNSLALLYRRQGKYSQAEPLYIQALDLLRRLLGEEHPDVAASLNNLALLYSSQGKYSQAEPLYIQALDLTRRLLAEEHPVVAFILNNLAQLYSSQGKYTQAEPLCIEALDLRRRLLGEEHPDVATSLNDLALLYSSQGKYSQAEPLYIQALDLIRRLLGEEHPEFATSLNNLALLYSSQGKYSQAEPLYIQTLDLRRRLLGDEHPEVATSLNNLAQLYYYQGKYSQAEPLYIQALDLRRRLLSDEHPDFAASLNDLAFLYFSQGKYSQAEPLYIQALDLKRRLLGDEHPDVESSLNNLAFLYFSQGKYSQAEPLYIQALDLKRRLLGDEHPDVESSLNNLVLLYSSQGKYSQAEPLYIQALALRRKLLGEEHPDVAQSLNNLAGLYYYQGKYSQAEPLYIQALDLRRRLLGDEHLDVATSLNNLASLYFFQGKYSQVEPLYIQALDLKRRLLGDEHPEVAASLNDLASLYFFQGKYSQAEPLYIQALDLKRRLLGEEHPEVAASLNDLAFFYSSQGKYSQALDILERHLGADHPNTVTVREKLAYLRDAFNSQQ from the coding sequence ATGGTGCGTGTTAGCTATGGTGATGAAGTCGAAGCGCGGGTAAGAAAACTTTTAGAAAGGTTTTTGGCTTATGTCAATGACGAGTTAGAAGACAGTGAACTGTATAAAATTGCCCTCAACTGGGAAACTCCGCAGCAAGTAATAGTCAGAACACAGCTAAGAGTTCTGGCGGAACTTAGCGGTTTGAGCAAAGAACAAGTCCGAGACTCACTAAATGCGCTTAAAGATTTTGTAGAAATTATCGAAGATTTGCGCGAACACAAGCGAGGTTCAGAGGATTGGCACTTTCGGCTGAAACTTTGGCATGATAAAAGCGACAAACAGGGGAATTTACAAAAATTTGATGCTGAATGGCAAAGCCGACGCGAAAAATTACCTGGTGTACAGCGTGCGGAAGGTAAAAAAGCTAAACTTTCGCCTACCCGTTACGAAAATATTCCCTTGAGTGGGGTGGTAGAGTTTGTCGGACGAGAAACGGAATTACAAAACCTCCATCGATTGTTGCAGAAGAATCAACAGGTAGCAATTGCTGCTATTGCGGGGATGGGTGGAGTCGGGAAAACAGAACTAGCACTGCAATATGCCAGTTCCCACCGCGTCACTTATCAAGGCGGAATTTGCTGGTTGTCTGCATTACAGGATGTGGGGGTGCAATTGGTGCAGTTTGCGCGTAATCAGCTGCAATTGAACATCCCAGATGATTTAGATTTAGTTGGGAGAGTGCAATTTTGCCTCACAAAATGGCATGAGGGAGAGGTTTTACTAGTAATTGATAACGTTACTAACTATCGAGAGGAAGTCAGAAGTTATTTAGAGTCTGTTCCTTCCCGGTTTAAGCAGTTAATTACCACACGGGAAAAATTACAGCCGCCAATAGTGCGCTTAGATTTAGATGTGCTAACACCACTAGCGGCGATGCAGTTATTAAAATCTATTATTGGTAGAGAACGACTGCGGCGTGAGGCTTTAGTTGCGAGAAGACTTTGTAAATGGCTGGGATATTTGCCCTTGGGTTTAGAATTAGTCGGGCGTTATTTGTTAGGTGATGAGCAATTAACCCTAGCAGAAATGCTGCAAGACTTGGAAAAAGAGCGTTTAAAGCATGAGGCTTTAGAAGAAGTTCCCCAAGAAATGACTGTTAAGTTGGGTGTTGCTGCTGCTTTTGAGTTGAGTTGGCGACGGTTGCGAGAAAATGCTCAACGTTTAGGCTGTCTTCTGAGTTTATTTGCCCTAGCTCCGATTCCTTGGGAGTTGGTGGAGGATATAACAATAAAGGATGAGACTCAAGATTGGAAAAAAGCTAGGCGAGATTTGTTACAGTTGCATTTACTCCAGCCCAAAGGTGAGGGAATTTATCAACTGCATCCCCTGCTGCGTGAGTTTTTCCAAGATAAGCTTACAGGTTTAGAACAGGCAGAGGAATTTAAGCGAAGTTTTTCTATGGTAATGGTAGCATTTGCCAAAGAGATTCCTCAAACTCCCACACTTCAGCAAATTAAGGATGTCGCCCCCGCCATACCTCACTTGGTAGAAGTAGCAGACAATCTCATTCAGTGTGTCAGCGATGATGATTTAATTTGGGTATTCGTTGGCAATGCTCAATTTTATCATGGTCAAGGATTGTATGACAAAGCAGCACCTTGGTATGAGCAGTGTTTAGAAGCTTCGAGAGAACGCTTGGGTGAGGAACATCCAGATGTTGCAACTAGCCTCAACAACCTAGCTGAACTCTACCGTTCCCAAGGAAAATACAGCCAAGCCGAACCTTTGTGCATCGAAGCTTTGGATTTAAGACGACGCTTGCTTGGTGAGGAACATCCCGATGTTGCAACTAGCCTCAACAGCCTAGCTCTACTCTACCGTCGCCAAGGAAAATATAGCCAAGCCGAACCTTTGTACATCCAAGCTTTGGATTTATTGCGACGCTTGCTTGGTGAGGAACATCCCGATGTTGCAGCTAGCCTCAACAACCTAGCGTTACTCTACAGTTCCCAAGGAAAATACAGCCAAGCCGAACCTTTGTACATCCAAGCTTTGGATTTAACACGACGCTTGCTCGCTGAGGAACATCCAGTTGTTGCATTTATCCTCAACAACCTAGCTCAACTCTACAGTTCACAAGGAAAATACACCCAAGCCGAACCTTTATGCATCGAAGCTTTGGATTTAAGACGACGCTTGCTTGGTGAGGAACATCCCGATGTTGCAACTAGCCTCAACGACCTAGCGTTACTCTACAGTTCCCAAGGAAAATATAGCCAAGCCGAACCTTTGTATATCCAAGCTTTGGATTTAATACGACGCTTGCTCGGTGAGGAACATCCAGAGTTTGCAACTAGCCTCAACAACCTAGCGTTACTCTACAGTTCCCAAGGAAAATACAGCCAAGCCGAACCTTTGTACATCCAAACTTTGGATTTAAGGCGACGCTTGCTCGGTGATGAACATCCAGAGGTTGCAACTAGCCTCAACAACCTAGCTCAACTCTACTACTACCAAGGAAAATACAGCCAAGCCGAACCTTTGTACATCCAAGCTTTGGATTTAAGGCGACGCTTGCTCAGTGATGAACATCCAGATTTTGCAGCTAGCCTCAACGACCTAGCTTTTCTCTACTTTTCCCAAGGAAAATACAGCCAAGCCGAACCTTTGTACATCCAAGCTTTGGATTTAAAGCGACGCTTGCTCGGTGATGAACATCCAGATGTTGAATCTAGCCTCAACAACCTAGCTTTTCTCTACTTTTCCCAAGGAAAATACAGCCAAGCCGAACCTTTGTACATCCAAGCTTTGGATTTAAAGCGACGCTTGCTCGGTGATGAACATCCAGATGTTGAATCTAGCCTCAACAACCTAGTGTTACTCTACAGTTCCCAAGGAAAATATAGCCAAGCCGAACCTTTGTACATCCAAGCTTTGGCACTTAGGCGCAAGCTGCTGGGAGAAGAACACCCAGATGTCGCACAAAGTCTCAACAACCTAGCGGGACTCTACTACTACCAAGGAAAATACAGCCAAGCCGAACCTTTGTACATCCAAGCTTTGGATTTAAGGCGACGCTTGCTCGGTGATGAACATCTAGATGTTGCAACTAGCCTCAACAACCTAGCTTCACTCTACTTTTTCCAAGGAAAATACAGCCAAGTAGAACCTTTGTACATCCAAGCTTTGGATTTAAAGCGACGCTTGCTTGGTGATGAACATCCAGAGGTTGCAGCTAGCCTCAACGACCTAGCTTCACTCTACTTTTTCCAAGGAAAATACAGCCAAGCAGAACCTTTGTACATCCAAGCTTTGGATTTAAAGCGACGCTTGCTTGGTGAGGAACATCCAGAGGTTGCAGCTAGCCTCAACGACCTAGCTTTTTTCTACAGTTCCCAAGGAAAATACAGCCAAGCTTTGGATATTTTAGAACGACATTTAGGAGCGGATCATCCCAATACTGTAACTGTGCGTGAAAAATTAGCATATTTACGCGACGCTTTTAACTCACAACAGTAA